Proteins encoded by one window of Xyrauchen texanus isolate HMW12.3.18 chromosome 24, RBS_HiC_50CHRs, whole genome shotgun sequence:
- the LOC127617902 gene encoding androgen-dependent TFPI-regulating protein, with amino-acid sequence MTAILKKVCHLAAFSWYAFVIKSIYARGDSDLPEGIFVYGGPWKYLTFLNLVLQMGFFGLASVNDIQPVEKASKISLLCLCKDLLFSVFVFPVGMFVVLLFWLIFAYDRQLVYPESLDNLFPPWINHAMHTLVLPILLGEILLEPHIYPKTKNGLAALGIVGVAYLGWVIWVYLTVGIWVYPLLGLFSSSGLTVFFLHNMLVVSLLYILGQTLNKKVWGKDHPKMKSA; translated from the exons ATGACTGCCATATTAAAGAAAGTTTGCCACTTAGCTGCTTTCAGCTGGTATGCCTTTGTTATTAAGTCTATTTATGCAAGAGGGGATTCAGATCTACCAGAAGGAATATTTGTCTATGGGGGACCCTGGAAATACCTCACCTTTTTAAACCTG GTCTTACAGATGGGTTTTTTTGGATTGGCATCTGTTAATGACATTCAGCCGGTGGAGAAAGCCTCGAAAATATCACTTCTCTGCCTCTGCAAGGACTTGCTCTTTTCTGTCTTTGTGTTTCCAGTGGGCATG TTTGTAGTACTGCTGTTTTGGCTGATATTTGCCTATGATCGACAGCTGGTCTATCCAGAGTCATTGGACAATCTCTTCCCTCCATGGATAAATCATGCTATG CACACTCTTGTTCTCCCAATCTTGCTTGGTGAGATCTTACTTGAGCCACACATCTACCCTAAAACAAAGAATGGGCTGGCTGCTCTGGGAATCGTTGGTGTTGCCTACCTGGGATG GGTCATTTGGGTGTATTTGACTGTGGGAATCTGGGTTTACCCCTTACTGGGGCTGTTTAGCAGCTCAGGCTTGACTGTCTTCTTCTTGCATAATATGCTTGTGGTGTCACTGCTGTACATACTTGGACAAACTTTGAACAAAAAAGTTTGGG ggaaagaTCATCCAAAGATGAAGAGTGCATGA
- the LOC127617806 gene encoding TATA-binding protein-associated factor 172-like isoform X1 codes for MAVSRLERLFILLDTGTTPVTKKAAALQLGDVVKLHPHKLNNLLSKVLTYLRSPNWDTRIAAGQAVEAIVKNIPEWNPAPKPKDEVCAEDMSPEDSSSDRLSFYRFDISRLLKHGASLLGSAGAEFEMQDDKSGETDPKERLARQRKQLQKKLGLDMGAAIGMDTEELFNDEDLEDTCVSSTSRTLSNKSLGCPFSRNHMPAAELIDSEFRPGMSNRQKNKAKRMAKLVAKQRSRDMDPNERSNDSFEGEPEEKRRKTTNVVIEQPATDSKVLIDNVSDNSSLCDETQEWPLESFCDELCNDLFNPMWEIRHGAGTGLREVLKCHGAGGGKAVGSKAEQMERQHQEWLEDLVIRLLCVFALDRFGDFVSDEVVAPVRETCAQTLGVALRHMTDSGVAMTVDILLKLLIEDQWEVRHGGLLGIKYALAIRQDLISVLLPRVLPAITEGLRDLDDDVRAVAAASLIPVVDGLVQLQPDKVPFIVDTLWNALLELDDLTSSTNSIMTLLSSLLIYPHVRQCSMQQSLTVLVPRVWPFLRHTIASVRRAALETLFTLLSKADQSCAVWLNPIMQDMLRHMFQSCILESNLEILELIQKVWGELLRQAPQQYVVAASCPWMGAWLCLMMQAPHIPIDPNMLLEVKVRLKEKASGKTRQGSAPVKETIQEYIGGAETITEDPATRDYVVTRARLMAAKLLGALCSCICDPRLNSSSQELRPAESLAQLLLFHLNSKSALQQIAVAMVICEWAGLQKECELLSNVVQPRLLVILSEQLYYDEIAIPFTRMQNECKQLIALLADSHIDVREQMDCTVFTIDQANELVTTIFSECTSSLNLKSNQFQPLDSKRLQARSTVCETSTEWLQLQLRVHTFAACAVVRLAMLPDKLNPVVRPLMEAARREENMLVQGYAASNIACLLQLCASRSPCPNAKIVKNLCSSVCVDPMLTPSAACPVPPTSTPTVLESSKASVAEKDAMHHMVNKTKGIITLYRHQKAAFAITSKRGPAPKAPKTTTNDLPLGSIIAAETDESKKPYLIQRRGAEFSLMTVARHFGQELTRSLPYLWESMTGPLRNALNAPGFDSNQLLKQGDSVAQDLVNSLQVLEVTAGAMTQELIPLVMEQLPLLCTCLQHPYTAVRHMAARCVGVLSKIATMETMNVFLEHVLPWLGAIDDNTKQEGAIEALACVMEQLDVDIVPYIVLLVVPVLGRMSDPCDSVRFMATQCFATLIRLLPLEAGIPDPVSMSEDLIRQKARERHFLEQLLDGRKLDNYKIPVPIKAELRKYQQDGVNWLAFLNKYKLHGILCDDMGLGKTLQSICILAGDHFLRAQEYTRTKAPDCCPLPSIVVCPPTLTGHWVDEVDKFCSKEYLNPLHYTGPPTERARLQHQVKKHNLIVASYDVVRNDIDFFRDVKFNYCILDEGHVIKNGKTKLSKTIKQLSANYRIILSGTPIQNNVLELWSLFDFLMPGFLGTERQFAARYGKPILASRDAKSSSREQEAGVLAMEALHRQVLPFLLRRMKDDVLQDLPPKIIQDYYCNLSPLQVQLYEDFAKSRAKVNVDDVISTASQEEGEKPKLKATGHVFQALQYLRKLCNHPALVLTPQHPEYKHIAEQLTSQHSSLRDIQHAPKLSALKQLLLDCGLGSAGSTDGGTEAVVAQHRVLIFCQLKSMLDIVEQDLLKLFLPTVTYLRLDGSVQAGHRHSIVSRFNNDPSIDVLLLTTHVGGLGLNLTGADTVVFVEHDWNPMRDLQAMDRAHRIGQKRVVNVYRLITRGTLEEKIMGLQKFKMTIANTVISQDNASLQSMGTEQLLNLFTLDKDEKADKSEPSSGKPSMKSVLDGLGDLWDQQLYENEYNLDSFMHSLK; via the exons ATGGCAGTTTCTAG gCTGGAACGTCTTTTTATCTTGCTGGATACAGGTACTACTCCTGTGACCAAGAAAGCAGCTGCTCTGCAGCTGGGAGATGTTGTCAAACTTCACCCACACAAGCTTAATAACCTTTTATCAAAG GTTTTAACATACTTGAGGAGTCCAAACTGGGATACGCGAATCGCAGCAGGACAGGCTGTCGAAGCCATAGTGAAGAACATACCTGAATGGAACCCAGCTCCAAAGCCAAAAGATG AGGTGTGTGCAGAAGACATGTCTCCAGAGGACAGCTCCTCAGACAGGCTGAGTTTCTACAGGTTCGATATCTCCCGTCTGCTCAAGCATGGAGCATCACTGCTCGGTTCTGCAGGTGCAGAGTTTGAGATGCAAGATGACAAGTCGG GTGAGACAGATCCCAAAGAACGTTTGGCCCGACAGAGGAAGCAGTTACAGAAGAAGTTAGGATTGGATATGGGTGCTGCCATTGGcatggacacagaggaacttttTAATGATGAGGACTTGGAGGACACCTGTGTCTCCAGTACCAGCAGAACACTTTCTAATAAAAGCCTGGGCTGCCCCTTCTCACGCAACCATATG CCGGCAGCAGAACTCATAGATTCAGAGTTTCGCCCAGGCATGAGCAATCGACAGAAGAACAAGGCCAAGAGGATGGCAAAACTGGTTGCAAAGCAGAGATCGAGAGACATGGATCCTAATGAGAGGAG caatgacagttttgaggGAGAACCAGAGGAGAAACGACGGAAAACCACAAACGTAGTCATAGAGCAGCCAGCAACGGACAGCAAAGTCTTAATTGATAATGTCTCTGATAACTCCAGTTTATGTGACGAG ACTCAGGAATGGCCATTGGAAAGCTTCTGCGATGAACTGTGCAATGATCTCTTCAACCCTATGTGGGAG ATTCGTCATGGTGCTGGTACTGGACTGAGAGAAGTGCTGAAGTGTCATGGTGCTGGCGGAGGAAAGGCGGTTGGCAGTAAAGCTGAACAG ATGGAGCGACAGCATCAGGAGTGGCTTGAGGATTTGGTCATTCGGCTTCTGTGCGTCTTCGCTCTGGACAGATTTGGAGACTTTGTGTCAGATGAG GTGGTTGCACCTGTTAGAGAGACATGTGCTCAAACTCTTGGCGTGGCCTTGCGGCACATGACAGACAGCGGTGTTGCCATGACTGTGGATATTCTGCTTAAGCTGCTAATTGAAGACCAGTGGGAGGTTCGACATGGAGGCTTGCTAGGCATCAAATATGCTCTCGCCATCAGACAG GATTTGATCTCAGTGCTGCTGCCTCGTGTTCTTCCTGCCATCACAGAAGGGCTGAGGGATCTGGATGATGATGTTCGTGCCGTGGCAGCAGCATCTTTAATTCCAGTGGTGGATGGATTAGTTCAGCTGCAGCCTGATAAG GTTCCATTCATCGTAGACACACTGTGGAATGCTCTGTTGGAGCTGGATGATCTTACATCCTCGACCAACAGCATCATGACCCTCCTGTCCTCCCTGCTCATCTACCCACATGTCCGCCAGTGCAG TATGCAACAGTCACTGACTGTGTTGGTTCCTCGAGTGTGGCCGTTCCTAAGACATACCATTGCATCTGTTCGTCGGGCAGCATTAGAGACCCTCTTTACTCTGCTGTCCAAAGCTGATCAG AGTTGTGCTGTGTGGCTGAATCCCATCATGCAGGACATGTTAAGACACATGTTTCAGTCCTGCATCCTGGAGAGCAATCTAGAGATCCTAGAACTGATACAGAAG GTGTGGGGGGAGTTGTTGCGGCAGGCCCCGCAGCAGTATGTGGTTGCAGCCAGCTGTCCCTGGATGGGTGCCTGGCTCTGTTTGATGATGCAAGCACCACACATCCCAATAGACCCCAACATGCTATTAGAAGTTAAGGTCCGCTTAAAG GAGAAAGCCTCTGGGAAGACCCGACAAGGTTCTGCTCCAGTCAAGGAAACGATCCAGGAGTACATTGGTGGAGCAGAGACTATCACTGAAGACCCTGCCACACGAGACTACGTGGTGACCCGTGCACGTCTAATGGCTGCAAA GCTGTTGGGGGCGCTGTGTAGTTGTATCTGTGACCCACGGTTGAACAGCTCCTCTCAGGAACTCCGGCCTGCTGAGTCTCTGGCTCAGCTCTTACTGTTCCACCTCAACTCCAAATCAGCACTGCAGCAGATTGCAGTTGCCATGGTGATCTGTGAGTGGGCAGGCCTCCAGAAG GAGTGTGAGCTGCTGTCCAACGTGGTTCAGCCTCGTTTGCTGGTCATCCTCTCTGAGCAACTTTATTATGACGAGATCGCCATTCCTTTCACGCGCATGCAGAATGAATGCAAACAGCTCATAGCCCTGCTGGCTGACTCCCACATCGACGTGAGAGAACAAATGGACTGCACTGTGTTTACTATTGATCAGGCTAATGAGCTG GTAACCACCATCTTCTCGGAGTGCACCTCATCTCTGAACCTGAAGTCAAATCAGTTCCAGCCGTTGGACAGTAAGAGGCTGCAGGCTCGTTCCACCGTTTGTGAGACCAGCACAGAGTGGCTGCAGCTGCAGCTGAGAGTTCACACCTTCGCGGCCTGTGCTGTGGTTAGGCTGGCCATGCTGCCTGACAAACTCAATCCTGTGGTCAGACCCCTGATGGAGGCAGCCCGTCGTGAAGAGAACATGCTCGTTCAGGGTTACGCGGCCTCCAACATTGCTTGTCTGCTGCAGCTGTGTGCTTCGAGATCTCCCTGCCCTAATGCCAAGATTGTAAAGAATCTCTGCAGCTCTGTATGTGTAGATCCGATGCTCACACCCAGCGCTGCCTGTCCTGTTCCACCAACCAGCACTCCCACTGTACTAGAGAGCAGTAAAG CATCTGTGGCTGAGAAGGATGCGATGCATCACATGGTGAACAAGACGAAGGGCATCATCACTCTTTACAGACACCAGAAAGCAGCTTTCGCCATTACCAGTAAGAGGGGACCTGCCCCTAAAGCCCCCAAAACCACCACCAATGACTTGCCCCTAGGAAGCATTATTGCTGCAGAAACGGATGAG AGCAAGAAACCATACCTTATCCAGAGGAGAGGAGCAGAGTTCTCTTTAATGACGGTCGCTAGGCATTTTGGCCAGGAGCTGACAAGATCTTTGCCGTATCTTTGGGAGTCCATGACCGGCCCGCTGAGGAACGCGCTGAATGCTCCGGGATTTG ATTCCAACCAGTTGTTGAAGCAGGGAGATTCAGTTGCTCAGGATCTTGTGAACTCTCTGCAGGTGCTGGAGGTCACAGCAGGAGCCATGACCCAAGAGCTCATTCCTTTA gTGATGGAGCAGCTGCCTCTCCTGTGCACCTGTTTACAGCATCCATACACAGCTGTACGTCACATGGCTGCACGCTGTGTGGGTGTGCTCAGTAAGATCGCTACCATGGAGACCATGAATGTGTTCCTGGAGCATGTGCTTCCCTGGTTGGGTGCTATTGATGACAACACCAAGCAAGAAGGAGCCATTGAAGCACTGGCCT GTGTGATGGAGCAGTTAGATGTGGATATTGTGCCATACATAGTGCTTCTGGTGGTCCCTGTTCTGGGCCGTATGAGTGACCCCTGTGACAGCGTGAGGTTTATGGCCACACAGTGCTTTGCTACTCTCATCAGACTGTTGCCGCTCGAG GCTGGAATCCCAGACCCAGTGTCTATGTCTGAAGATCTGATTCGGCAGAAGGCCAGAGAGCGGCACTTCCTTGAGCAACTACTGGATGGAAGAAAACTCGACAATTACAAGATTCCAGTGCCCATCAAAGCAGAGCTCCGGAAATACCAGCAG GATGGTGTGAACTGGCTAGCGTTTCTCAACAAGTACAAGCTTCATGGGATCTTATGTGATGATatgggtctgggtaagaccctgCAGTCCATCTGTATACTGGCTGGTGATCATTTCCTTAG AGCTCAAGAGTACACCAGGACGAAAGCACCCGATTGTTGCCCTTTGCCCTCTATAGTGGTGTGTCCACCAACGCTGACTGGCCACTGGGTGGATGAGGTCGACAAATTCTGCTCTAAAGAGTATCTCAATCCTCTGCACTATACTGGCCCCCCCACAGAAAGAGCACG GTTACAGCACCAGGTGAAAAAACACAATCTTATTGTTGCCTCCTATGATGTTGTCAGGAATGACATAGACTTTTTCAG GGATGTTAAATTTAATTACTGTATTCTTGATGAGGGTCACGTCATTAAGAATGGGAAGacaaaactttccaaaacaatCAAGCAGTTATCTGCCAATTACAGAATAATCCTCTCAGGAACACCTATTCAG AACAATGTTCTGGAGTTATGGTCACTCTTTGACTTCCTGATGCCAGGCTTTCTTGGTACCGAACGACAGTTTGCTGCCCGCTATGGGAAGCCCATCCTCGCCAGTCGAGATGCTAAAAGTTCCTCACGTGAACAGGAAGCAG gtgtgCTGGCAATGGAGGCATTGCATAGACAGGTTCTGCCCTTCCTCCTGAGAAGAATGAAGGATGATGTTCTTCAAGATCTACCACCCAAGATCATACAAGATTATTACTGCAACCTCAGTCCTCTACAG GTTCAACTGTATGAAGACTTTGCAAAGTCTCGTGCGAAGGTGAATGTGGATGATGTAATATCTACAGCATCACAGGAAGAAGGGGAGAAGCCCAAACTAAAGGCTACCGGACACGTCTTCCAG GCTCTGCAGTACCTGAGAAAGCTGTGTAATCACCCAGCACTAGTGTTGACCCCACAACATCCAGAATACAAACACATTGCAGAACAGCTTACCAGTCAACATTCCAGCCTCCGAGACATCCAGCATGCCCCAAAACTTTCTGCACTCAAACAG ttattgTTGGACTGTGGACTGGGTTCTGCTGGATCGACTGATGGTGGCACAGAGGCTGTGGTAGCTCAGCATCGCGTTCTGATCTTCTGCCAACTGAAGAGCATGCTGGACATCGTGGAACAGGATCTGCTCAAACTATTTCTGCCTACAGTCACCTATCTCAGACTGGATGGAAGTGTTCAGGCCGGCCACAGACACTCCATAGTCTCTAG
- the LOC127617806 gene encoding TATA-binding protein-associated factor 172-like isoform X2: MVCAEDMSPEDSSSDRLSFYRFDISRLLKHGASLLGSAGAEFEMQDDKSGETDPKERLARQRKQLQKKLGLDMGAAIGMDTEELFNDEDLEDTCVSSTSRTLSNKSLGCPFSRNHMPAAELIDSEFRPGMSNRQKNKAKRMAKLVAKQRSRDMDPNERSNDSFEGEPEEKRRKTTNVVIEQPATDSKVLIDNVSDNSSLCDETQEWPLESFCDELCNDLFNPMWEIRHGAGTGLREVLKCHGAGGGKAVGSKAEQMERQHQEWLEDLVIRLLCVFALDRFGDFVSDEVVAPVRETCAQTLGVALRHMTDSGVAMTVDILLKLLIEDQWEVRHGGLLGIKYALAIRQDLISVLLPRVLPAITEGLRDLDDDVRAVAAASLIPVVDGLVQLQPDKVPFIVDTLWNALLELDDLTSSTNSIMTLLSSLLIYPHVRQCSMQQSLTVLVPRVWPFLRHTIASVRRAALETLFTLLSKADQSCAVWLNPIMQDMLRHMFQSCILESNLEILELIQKVWGELLRQAPQQYVVAASCPWMGAWLCLMMQAPHIPIDPNMLLEVKVRLKEKASGKTRQGSAPVKETIQEYIGGAETITEDPATRDYVVTRARLMAAKLLGALCSCICDPRLNSSSQELRPAESLAQLLLFHLNSKSALQQIAVAMVICEWAGLQKECELLSNVVQPRLLVILSEQLYYDEIAIPFTRMQNECKQLIALLADSHIDVREQMDCTVFTIDQANELVTTIFSECTSSLNLKSNQFQPLDSKRLQARSTVCETSTEWLQLQLRVHTFAACAVVRLAMLPDKLNPVVRPLMEAARREENMLVQGYAASNIACLLQLCASRSPCPNAKIVKNLCSSVCVDPMLTPSAACPVPPTSTPTVLESSKASVAEKDAMHHMVNKTKGIITLYRHQKAAFAITSKRGPAPKAPKTTTNDLPLGSIIAAETDESKKPYLIQRRGAEFSLMTVARHFGQELTRSLPYLWESMTGPLRNALNAPGFDSNQLLKQGDSVAQDLVNSLQVLEVTAGAMTQELIPLVMEQLPLLCTCLQHPYTAVRHMAARCVGVLSKIATMETMNVFLEHVLPWLGAIDDNTKQEGAIEALACVMEQLDVDIVPYIVLLVVPVLGRMSDPCDSVRFMATQCFATLIRLLPLEAGIPDPVSMSEDLIRQKARERHFLEQLLDGRKLDNYKIPVPIKAELRKYQQDGVNWLAFLNKYKLHGILCDDMGLGKTLQSICILAGDHFLRAQEYTRTKAPDCCPLPSIVVCPPTLTGHWVDEVDKFCSKEYLNPLHYTGPPTERARLQHQVKKHNLIVASYDVVRNDIDFFRDVKFNYCILDEGHVIKNGKTKLSKTIKQLSANYRIILSGTPIQNNVLELWSLFDFLMPGFLGTERQFAARYGKPILASRDAKSSSREQEAGVLAMEALHRQVLPFLLRRMKDDVLQDLPPKIIQDYYCNLSPLQVQLYEDFAKSRAKVNVDDVISTASQEEGEKPKLKATGHVFQALQYLRKLCNHPALVLTPQHPEYKHIAEQLTSQHSSLRDIQHAPKLSALKQLLLDCGLGSAGSTDGGTEAVVAQHRVLIFCQLKSMLDIVEQDLLKLFLPTVTYLRLDGSVQAGHRHSIVSRFNNDPSIDVLLLTTHVGGLGLNLTGADTVVFVEHDWNPMRDLQAMDRAHRIGQKRVVNVYRLITRGTLEEKIMGLQKFKMTIANTVISQDNASLQSMGTEQLLNLFTLDKDEKADKSEPSSGKPSMKSVLDGLGDLWDQQLYENEYNLDSFMHSLK, from the exons ATG GTGTGTGCAGAAGACATGTCTCCAGAGGACAGCTCCTCAGACAGGCTGAGTTTCTACAGGTTCGATATCTCCCGTCTGCTCAAGCATGGAGCATCACTGCTCGGTTCTGCAGGTGCAGAGTTTGAGATGCAAGATGACAAGTCGG GTGAGACAGATCCCAAAGAACGTTTGGCCCGACAGAGGAAGCAGTTACAGAAGAAGTTAGGATTGGATATGGGTGCTGCCATTGGcatggacacagaggaacttttTAATGATGAGGACTTGGAGGACACCTGTGTCTCCAGTACCAGCAGAACACTTTCTAATAAAAGCCTGGGCTGCCCCTTCTCACGCAACCATATG CCGGCAGCAGAACTCATAGATTCAGAGTTTCGCCCAGGCATGAGCAATCGACAGAAGAACAAGGCCAAGAGGATGGCAAAACTGGTTGCAAAGCAGAGATCGAGAGACATGGATCCTAATGAGAGGAG caatgacagttttgaggGAGAACCAGAGGAGAAACGACGGAAAACCACAAACGTAGTCATAGAGCAGCCAGCAACGGACAGCAAAGTCTTAATTGATAATGTCTCTGATAACTCCAGTTTATGTGACGAG ACTCAGGAATGGCCATTGGAAAGCTTCTGCGATGAACTGTGCAATGATCTCTTCAACCCTATGTGGGAG ATTCGTCATGGTGCTGGTACTGGACTGAGAGAAGTGCTGAAGTGTCATGGTGCTGGCGGAGGAAAGGCGGTTGGCAGTAAAGCTGAACAG ATGGAGCGACAGCATCAGGAGTGGCTTGAGGATTTGGTCATTCGGCTTCTGTGCGTCTTCGCTCTGGACAGATTTGGAGACTTTGTGTCAGATGAG GTGGTTGCACCTGTTAGAGAGACATGTGCTCAAACTCTTGGCGTGGCCTTGCGGCACATGACAGACAGCGGTGTTGCCATGACTGTGGATATTCTGCTTAAGCTGCTAATTGAAGACCAGTGGGAGGTTCGACATGGAGGCTTGCTAGGCATCAAATATGCTCTCGCCATCAGACAG GATTTGATCTCAGTGCTGCTGCCTCGTGTTCTTCCTGCCATCACAGAAGGGCTGAGGGATCTGGATGATGATGTTCGTGCCGTGGCAGCAGCATCTTTAATTCCAGTGGTGGATGGATTAGTTCAGCTGCAGCCTGATAAG GTTCCATTCATCGTAGACACACTGTGGAATGCTCTGTTGGAGCTGGATGATCTTACATCCTCGACCAACAGCATCATGACCCTCCTGTCCTCCCTGCTCATCTACCCACATGTCCGCCAGTGCAG TATGCAACAGTCACTGACTGTGTTGGTTCCTCGAGTGTGGCCGTTCCTAAGACATACCATTGCATCTGTTCGTCGGGCAGCATTAGAGACCCTCTTTACTCTGCTGTCCAAAGCTGATCAG AGTTGTGCTGTGTGGCTGAATCCCATCATGCAGGACATGTTAAGACACATGTTTCAGTCCTGCATCCTGGAGAGCAATCTAGAGATCCTAGAACTGATACAGAAG GTGTGGGGGGAGTTGTTGCGGCAGGCCCCGCAGCAGTATGTGGTTGCAGCCAGCTGTCCCTGGATGGGTGCCTGGCTCTGTTTGATGATGCAAGCACCACACATCCCAATAGACCCCAACATGCTATTAGAAGTTAAGGTCCGCTTAAAG GAGAAAGCCTCTGGGAAGACCCGACAAGGTTCTGCTCCAGTCAAGGAAACGATCCAGGAGTACATTGGTGGAGCAGAGACTATCACTGAAGACCCTGCCACACGAGACTACGTGGTGACCCGTGCACGTCTAATGGCTGCAAA GCTGTTGGGGGCGCTGTGTAGTTGTATCTGTGACCCACGGTTGAACAGCTCCTCTCAGGAACTCCGGCCTGCTGAGTCTCTGGCTCAGCTCTTACTGTTCCACCTCAACTCCAAATCAGCACTGCAGCAGATTGCAGTTGCCATGGTGATCTGTGAGTGGGCAGGCCTCCAGAAG GAGTGTGAGCTGCTGTCCAACGTGGTTCAGCCTCGTTTGCTGGTCATCCTCTCTGAGCAACTTTATTATGACGAGATCGCCATTCCTTTCACGCGCATGCAGAATGAATGCAAACAGCTCATAGCCCTGCTGGCTGACTCCCACATCGACGTGAGAGAACAAATGGACTGCACTGTGTTTACTATTGATCAGGCTAATGAGCTG GTAACCACCATCTTCTCGGAGTGCACCTCATCTCTGAACCTGAAGTCAAATCAGTTCCAGCCGTTGGACAGTAAGAGGCTGCAGGCTCGTTCCACCGTTTGTGAGACCAGCACAGAGTGGCTGCAGCTGCAGCTGAGAGTTCACACCTTCGCGGCCTGTGCTGTGGTTAGGCTGGCCATGCTGCCTGACAAACTCAATCCTGTGGTCAGACCCCTGATGGAGGCAGCCCGTCGTGAAGAGAACATGCTCGTTCAGGGTTACGCGGCCTCCAACATTGCTTGTCTGCTGCAGCTGTGTGCTTCGAGATCTCCCTGCCCTAATGCCAAGATTGTAAAGAATCTCTGCAGCTCTGTATGTGTAGATCCGATGCTCACACCCAGCGCTGCCTGTCCTGTTCCACCAACCAGCACTCCCACTGTACTAGAGAGCAGTAAAG CATCTGTGGCTGAGAAGGATGCGATGCATCACATGGTGAACAAGACGAAGGGCATCATCACTCTTTACAGACACCAGAAAGCAGCTTTCGCCATTACCAGTAAGAGGGGACCTGCCCCTAAAGCCCCCAAAACCACCACCAATGACTTGCCCCTAGGAAGCATTATTGCTGCAGAAACGGATGAG AGCAAGAAACCATACCTTATCCAGAGGAGAGGAGCAGAGTTCTCTTTAATGACGGTCGCTAGGCATTTTGGCCAGGAGCTGACAAGATCTTTGCCGTATCTTTGGGAGTCCATGACCGGCCCGCTGAGGAACGCGCTGAATGCTCCGGGATTTG ATTCCAACCAGTTGTTGAAGCAGGGAGATTCAGTTGCTCAGGATCTTGTGAACTCTCTGCAGGTGCTGGAGGTCACAGCAGGAGCCATGACCCAAGAGCTCATTCCTTTA gTGATGGAGCAGCTGCCTCTCCTGTGCACCTGTTTACAGCATCCATACACAGCTGTACGTCACATGGCTGCACGCTGTGTGGGTGTGCTCAGTAAGATCGCTACCATGGAGACCATGAATGTGTTCCTGGAGCATGTGCTTCCCTGGTTGGGTGCTATTGATGACAACACCAAGCAAGAAGGAGCCATTGAAGCACTGGCCT GTGTGATGGAGCAGTTAGATGTGGATATTGTGCCATACATAGTGCTTCTGGTGGTCCCTGTTCTGGGCCGTATGAGTGACCCCTGTGACAGCGTGAGGTTTATGGCCACACAGTGCTTTGCTACTCTCATCAGACTGTTGCCGCTCGAG GCTGGAATCCCAGACCCAGTGTCTATGTCTGAAGATCTGATTCGGCAGAAGGCCAGAGAGCGGCACTTCCTTGAGCAACTACTGGATGGAAGAAAACTCGACAATTACAAGATTCCAGTGCCCATCAAAGCAGAGCTCCGGAAATACCAGCAG GATGGTGTGAACTGGCTAGCGTTTCTCAACAAGTACAAGCTTCATGGGATCTTATGTGATGATatgggtctgggtaagaccctgCAGTCCATCTGTATACTGGCTGGTGATCATTTCCTTAG AGCTCAAGAGTACACCAGGACGAAAGCACCCGATTGTTGCCCTTTGCCCTCTATAGTGGTGTGTCCACCAACGCTGACTGGCCACTGGGTGGATGAGGTCGACAAATTCTGCTCTAAAGAGTATCTCAATCCTCTGCACTATACTGGCCCCCCCACAGAAAGAGCACG GTTACAGCACCAGGTGAAAAAACACAATCTTATTGTTGCCTCCTATGATGTTGTCAGGAATGACATAGACTTTTTCAG GGATGTTAAATTTAATTACTGTATTCTTGATGAGGGTCACGTCATTAAGAATGGGAAGacaaaactttccaaaacaatCAAGCAGTTATCTGCCAATTACAGAATAATCCTCTCAGGAACACCTATTCAG AACAATGTTCTGGAGTTATGGTCACTCTTTGACTTCCTGATGCCAGGCTTTCTTGGTACCGAACGACAGTTTGCTGCCCGCTATGGGAAGCCCATCCTCGCCAGTCGAGATGCTAAAAGTTCCTCACGTGAACAGGAAGCAG gtgtgCTGGCAATGGAGGCATTGCATAGACAGGTTCTGCCCTTCCTCCTGAGAAGAATGAAGGATGATGTTCTTCAAGATCTACCACCCAAGATCATACAAGATTATTACTGCAACCTCAGTCCTCTACAG GTTCAACTGTATGAAGACTTTGCAAAGTCTCGTGCGAAGGTGAATGTGGATGATGTAATATCTACAGCATCACAGGAAGAAGGGGAGAAGCCCAAACTAAAGGCTACCGGACACGTCTTCCAG GCTCTGCAGTACCTGAGAAAGCTGTGTAATCACCCAGCACTAGTGTTGACCCCACAACATCCAGAATACAAACACATTGCAGAACAGCTTACCAGTCAACATTCCAGCCTCCGAGACATCCAGCATGCCCCAAAACTTTCTGCACTCAAACAG ttattgTTGGACTGTGGACTGGGTTCTGCTGGATCGACTGATGGTGGCACAGAGGCTGTGGTAGCTCAGCATCGCGTTCTGATCTTCTGCCAACTGAAGAGCATGCTGGACATCGTGGAACAGGATCTGCTCAAACTATTTCTGCCTACAGTCACCTATCTCAGACTGGATGGAAGTGTTCAGGCCGGCCACAGACACTCCATAGTCTCTAG